Proteins encoded within one genomic window of Rubripirellula tenax:
- a CDS encoding hemolysin family protein, whose amino-acid sequence MIGIMQWWAMSAIGFALSSVGGLGGELLDRFAGRSLEIYCRLKKNRDRFGDVLDHQDAAIDGSAYLRMMGTVLFLVCGTGAVFASPDGVTLSRLATWTASAGGLMMLIHVWIPNSVTRFASTPVLYHTWPFWRGLSVLMHPLSLPGQLLDLVARRLMGTAENEDEDEEQLEDEIRTIVTAGTREGYFGPGIREMIQGVMTLHEDTVGHIMTQRGDVDAIDVHWGWDRVLGGIVEAGRTRFPVFEGTLDNVVGILYVKDLLPFLVDGSTPEKQLTEIIRRPWTVPDNRSVESILREFLHSRSHMAIVVDEFGQTAGVVTIEDALEEIVGEIVDESDEDEEFGIVLVDEETVEVDGRVMIDDLNETTAWDLPESDDYETVAGFVLFHFGAIPEEGQRMTIDDVEIEILKATNRKIESMRIRLLGGENQKVG is encoded by the coding sequence TTGATCGGTATCATGCAGTGGTGGGCGATGTCGGCGATCGGATTCGCGCTCAGCAGCGTCGGCGGATTGGGCGGTGAACTGCTCGATCGGTTTGCCGGTCGGTCACTCGAAATCTATTGCCGGCTGAAGAAAAACCGTGATCGGTTCGGTGACGTGCTCGACCACCAAGACGCCGCCATCGATGGCAGTGCCTATTTGCGAATGATGGGCACGGTGCTGTTTTTGGTCTGCGGCACCGGCGCTGTGTTCGCGTCGCCCGACGGTGTGACGCTTTCAAGATTGGCAACGTGGACCGCCAGCGCGGGCGGATTGATGATGTTGATCCATGTTTGGATCCCCAATTCCGTCACGCGATTCGCATCGACTCCGGTGCTGTATCACACATGGCCGTTTTGGCGCGGACTGTCGGTGTTGATGCATCCGCTTTCGTTGCCGGGCCAATTGCTGGACTTGGTTGCCAGACGTTTGATGGGAACCGCTGAAAATGAAGACGAGGACGAAGAACAACTCGAAGACGAAATCCGCACGATCGTCACCGCGGGTACCCGCGAAGGTTACTTCGGCCCCGGTATTCGCGAGATGATCCAAGGCGTGATGACGCTTCACGAGGATACGGTCGGTCACATCATGACCCAACGTGGCGACGTGGATGCGATTGACGTGCATTGGGGATGGGACCGAGTACTGGGCGGCATCGTCGAAGCCGGGCGCACAAGGTTTCCCGTTTTCGAGGGCACACTTGATAACGTTGTCGGGATTCTTTACGTCAAAGACCTGCTTCCTTTCTTGGTCGATGGATCAACGCCCGAAAAACAATTGACCGAGATCATTCGGCGACCGTGGACCGTGCCAGACAACCGCAGCGTCGAATCGATTTTGCGAGAATTCTTGCACAGCCGTTCTCACATGGCGATCGTCGTCGACGAATTCGGACAAACCGCCGGTGTCGTCACCATCGAGGACGCGCTCGAGGAAATCGTTGGCGAGATCGTCGATGAGTCCGACGAAGACGAAGAATTCGGAATTGTCTTGGTCGATGAAGAAACGGTGGAGGTCGATGGCCGAGTCATGATCGACGATCTGAACGAAACAACGGCCTGGGATTTACCCGAAAGCGACGACTATGAAACCGTGGCTGGATTCGTGCTGTTTCACTTTGGTGCCATCCCCGAAGAGGGGCAAAGGATGACAATCGACGACGTCGAG
- a CDS encoding PhoH family protein produces the protein MTEATLSITDPSEILTLFGPRDQHLRKLRRLFDVSITQRNGQVLIAGEETGVQRATRTLEKLRHLSRKQGELSAGDVNKAAMEEGAIIEGKVESGPIGEEIQIQHAGRRIKPRTRGQATYVDAIRAHDLTFATGPAGCGKTYLAVAMAVEALRSGSIRKIVLVRPAVEAGESLGFLPGDLRAKLNPYLRPLMDALGEMVDYNQARSLMEEDVIEVIPLAYMRGRTLNDAFIILDEAQNTTVAQMKMFLTRMGEHSKMVVSGDATQLDLPRGVTSGLHDAIRRLSNIDAIGIVALQASDIVRHKLVQQIVAAYDGDDFSGDNSRKGN, from the coding sequence ATGACCGAAGCGACGCTTTCGATCACCGATCCAAGCGAAATCCTGACCCTGTTTGGGCCCCGCGACCAACACCTCCGCAAACTTCGGCGGCTGTTCGACGTCAGCATCACCCAGCGCAACGGCCAGGTTCTGATTGCGGGCGAGGAAACAGGTGTCCAGCGGGCAACGCGGACGCTGGAAAAACTTCGGCACCTCTCGCGGAAACAGGGCGAACTATCCGCCGGCGACGTCAACAAGGCGGCGATGGAAGAAGGCGCGATCATCGAAGGCAAGGTCGAATCGGGCCCCATCGGGGAGGAGATCCAAATCCAGCATGCCGGTCGCCGTATCAAACCGCGAACCCGAGGCCAGGCGACATACGTCGACGCAATCCGGGCACATGATTTGACGTTCGCAACAGGACCCGCCGGTTGCGGAAAGACCTATTTGGCCGTCGCGATGGCGGTGGAAGCCCTGCGATCCGGGTCGATTCGCAAAATCGTACTGGTTCGTCCGGCCGTCGAAGCGGGCGAATCGCTTGGTTTTTTACCAGGCGATTTGCGAGCCAAGTTGAACCCGTACCTGCGTCCGTTGATGGACGCACTGGGCGAGATGGTCGACTACAATCAGGCTCGCAGTTTGATGGAAGAAGACGTCATCGAAGTCATTCCACTTGCCTACATGCGTGGGCGGACGCTCAACGACGCCTTCATCATCTTGGACGAAGCCCAGAACACGACCGTTGCACAAATGAAAATGTTCCTGACCCGAATGGGCGAACACAGCAAAATGGTGGTCAGCGGTGACGCAACCCAATTGGATTTGCCGCGCGGTGTGACCAGTGGGTTGCACGATGCGATCCGCCGGCTTTCCAATATCGACGCGATCGGTATCGTAGCCCTGCAGGCCAGCGACATTGTCAGGCACAAATTGGTCCAACAGATCGTCGCCGCCTATGATGGCGACGACTTTTCCGGCGATAACTCGCGTAAAGGAAATTAA
- the ybeY gene encoding rRNA maturation RNase YbeY codes for MSNTPDSNRLDADPDEMAPSPDGPPSSIEVEINVDANIDRAINHRAISAAVIAAADSRGFRAGQIGVRVTDDPTIRQINDKHLGHDYATDVISFGYSADLPVIEGELIVSIDTAIERARELAWPTEHELLLYVVHGTLHICGMDDHDNADRAAMRRAEADVMTRLGIDEIHRCGADMDASTRTESRS; via the coding sequence GTGTCAAATACCCCGGACAGCAATCGGCTTGATGCCGACCCCGACGAGATGGCGCCGTCCCCGGACGGCCCCCCTTCGTCGATCGAAGTCGAAATCAACGTCGATGCGAACATCGATCGTGCCATCAACCACCGCGCCATTTCCGCAGCGGTCATTGCGGCCGCAGATTCTCGCGGTTTTCGCGCCGGCCAAATTGGCGTCCGCGTCACCGACGACCCCACGATCCGGCAAATCAACGACAAACACCTGGGTCACGACTACGCGACCGACGTGATCAGTTTCGGTTACTCGGCTGACTTGCCCGTGATCGAAGGCGAATTGATCGTCAGCATCGACACGGCGATCGAGAGAGCCCGCGAATTGGCATGGCCGACAGAACACGAGTTGCTGTTGTATGTCGTCCATGGAACCCTTCACATTTGTGGGATGGACGATCACGACAATGCTGATCGCGCGGCAATGCGACGGGCCGAAGCCGATGTGATGACGCGACTGGGCATCGACGAGATTCATCGCTGCGGCGCCGACATGGATGCGAGCACTCGTACGGAGTCGCGATCTTGA
- a CDS encoding HD family phosphohydrolase, whose product MSGASKNRTRQERVESLGKSKPRLVQWWHDSDKTDVSTRVGIAVLAGVVLLLLCETWRPPFAYRLNAIPARDLISRVTFEVPNESETKTLRDRKRREQLAFYRNRPQPLDQLRAALKDQLFLTLSAPSFDQMSEEERSAFTQFYIDDETEPDDTPAIRFSMLKSVLASDPELKTLDDAILIAMRDNYKFGLIMALQHLPEQGSQERIKVYPVGRPDEVEFVEIADARIAQAGVALAKRLREQFRTKFPTDDSQKVAGMISDWIVTRLPKYETLQYDDALSEEARNKAAESVEPVMTTFRHGESKLAEAGKTLSASEIGLLRCEWGELVAKMRWTDKAARIAAYGGMIAALYLLCSSYIFFVDDRRLLLDRVRLSQLLAVIVVTIALGYWVSGDRWRGELVPLVMASILTAVVYGRELALLLMAAACVSVTLFLGSDLAELVTVSAACTSCILLLGRIRTRTHLLYIGATSAVITVLTVVGVGIVTGQTLSAGSPGAGIESLYRGPQFDMVVWGLIREAFWSGFCILVSASAMTPLLPLVERGFGVQTDLSLLELGDASHPLLRRLAQRAPGTYNHSINVASIAEAAADSIGANGLLVRVGAYFHDIGKMFKPEYFIENQSAGVNQHDSLQPAMSTLVIIAHVKDGADLARSHNLPEPIIDFIVQHHGTTLVEYFYREAARRSEEDPNGETVNDKDFRYPGPKPQTLEAAVMMLADTVESASRTLVDPTPSRIQNLVEAISNKKMSDGQFDECGLTFKQLDRIRRSLVKSLTAIYHARVKYPGQQSA is encoded by the coding sequence ATGAGCGGTGCATCTAAAAATCGAACTCGTCAAGAACGCGTTGAATCACTTGGGAAATCGAAACCCAGGTTGGTTCAATGGTGGCACGACAGCGACAAGACCGATGTTTCCACACGGGTCGGCATTGCCGTACTCGCGGGTGTCGTCCTGCTGCTTTTGTGCGAGACATGGCGTCCGCCGTTCGCGTATCGCCTGAATGCGATCCCGGCCCGCGACCTGATCAGCCGCGTGACCTTCGAGGTCCCCAACGAAAGCGAAACGAAGACCCTTCGCGATCGCAAACGCCGCGAACAGTTAGCGTTTTATCGCAACCGACCGCAACCGCTCGACCAACTTCGCGCGGCGCTCAAAGACCAATTGTTTCTGACGTTGAGCGCTCCGTCGTTCGACCAAATGAGCGAAGAAGAACGGTCGGCGTTCACACAGTTCTATATCGACGACGAAACGGAACCCGACGACACTCCGGCGATACGGTTCTCGATGCTGAAGTCCGTGTTGGCGAGCGACCCCGAGCTGAAGACTCTCGACGATGCGATCCTGATCGCGATGCGAGACAACTACAAATTCGGTTTGATCATGGCGCTTCAACACTTGCCCGAACAAGGCAGTCAAGAACGCATCAAGGTATACCCGGTCGGACGCCCCGACGAGGTGGAGTTTGTCGAAATCGCCGATGCGCGAATCGCCCAAGCCGGCGTTGCGCTTGCCAAGCGGTTACGCGAGCAATTCCGAACGAAGTTTCCAACCGACGATTCACAAAAAGTTGCTGGCATGATCAGCGATTGGATCGTGACGCGTCTGCCCAAATACGAAACACTGCAATACGATGACGCCCTCAGCGAAGAGGCTCGCAACAAAGCGGCCGAGTCCGTCGAACCCGTGATGACGACCTTTCGTCACGGCGAATCAAAGCTGGCCGAAGCGGGAAAGACGTTGAGCGCAAGCGAGATCGGATTGCTACGCTGCGAATGGGGCGAACTGGTCGCCAAAATGCGTTGGACCGACAAGGCCGCGCGGATCGCGGCTTACGGAGGAATGATTGCGGCGCTGTATCTGTTGTGTTCGTCGTACATTTTCTTTGTCGATGATCGGCGATTGTTGCTGGATCGAGTTCGCTTGTCTCAGTTGCTGGCCGTGATTGTTGTCACGATCGCACTGGGCTATTGGGTGTCGGGCGATCGATGGCGAGGCGAATTGGTACCGCTGGTGATGGCTTCGATCCTGACCGCAGTCGTCTATGGCCGGGAACTGGCATTGCTGCTGATGGCGGCCGCTTGCGTCAGCGTGACGTTGTTTCTTGGATCGGACTTGGCAGAGCTTGTCACCGTTTCGGCTGCTTGCACAAGCTGCATCCTGTTACTTGGTCGCATTCGCACGCGAACTCACTTGCTTTACATCGGCGCGACATCAGCGGTTATCACCGTACTGACGGTCGTCGGCGTCGGAATCGTGACGGGACAAACGTTATCGGCCGGTTCGCCGGGCGCGGGCATCGAATCGCTTTATCGTGGTCCACAATTTGACATGGTCGTTTGGGGACTGATCCGCGAAGCGTTCTGGTCGGGGTTTTGCATTTTGGTTTCGGCCAGCGCGATGACGCCGCTGTTGCCGCTGGTCGAACGCGGCTTTGGCGTTCAAACTGACTTGAGTCTGCTGGAACTTGGTGACGCCAGCCACCCGCTGCTGCGTCGTTTGGCCCAGCGTGCCCCGGGAACCTACAACCACTCGATCAACGTCGCATCAATCGCCGAAGCGGCTGCCGATTCGATCGGTGCCAACGGGTTGCTGGTCCGCGTCGGCGCGTACTTCCATGACATCGGCAAGATGTTCAAGCCCGAGTACTTTATCGAAAACCAATCGGCGGGCGTGAATCAACACGATTCGTTACAGCCGGCCATGAGCACTTTGGTCATCATCGCGCACGTCAAAGACGGCGCCGACTTGGCGCGCAGCCACAACCTGCCCGAACCGATCATCGACTTCATTGTCCAACACCACGGCACCACGCTGGTCGAATATTTCTATCGCGAAGCCGCACGTCGCAGCGAAGAAGACCCCAACGGTGAAACGGTCAACGACAAAGACTTCCGCTACCCGGGCCCCAAACCGCAAACTTTGGAAGCCGCCGTGATGATGCTGGCCGACACCGTTGAAAGTGCCAGCCGCACCTTGGTCGATCCGACGCCGTCGAGAATCCAAAACTTGGTGGAAGCGATTTCGAACAAGAAAATGAGCGATGGCCAATTCGACGAATGCGGATTGACCTTCAAACAGCTCGACCGCATCCGCCGATCTCTCGTCAAATCTCTTACCGCGATCTATCACGCACGTGTCAAATACCCCGGACAGCAATCGGCTTGA